A section of the Elizabethkingia anophelis R26 genome encodes:
- a CDS encoding SusC/RagA family TonB-linked outer membrane protein, whose translation MKKRSIMMVLLAASIGLYAQEGKAKDSTKTANIQEVVITSLGIKRQARSLTYSSQQIGGDDLTEVKTPNLLNSINGKVSNVQINRASGGAGGSVRVIMRGDKSTRNSSPLLVIDGIPVTNSIGGGPGAPTADAYNGGTDSGDIFSTINPEDIQSINFLKGASAAALYGSQGSNGAILVTTKKGVAGRSNISFSSSLTFDKAYSLPKLQHNYLQTTPYDPSTGSAGSTGSWGKEGSSKDYIKDFLRTGTTWTNSITFSAGTQKSTNFFSLANTTNKGIVPNSKFDQYNINFRNSSKFFDDKLTLDANLMGSIQKVENRMAPGLYFNPLFQLYTLPRGVDFDQYKDYEYLDRTRYIQDQNWFDKTGSTRQYSQNPYWILNRNKVTSNNKNLYTSVSLSYAINDWLTAKLRGNYTYFNSETSRNLYANTAKLLANPNGKLYYDQLETTALYGDFLLIGSPHISDNISFDFTVGTSVNDKKDKITAIQNNNLKNANYFELNNLTWTPTDTYRIYYPHGKTTSVFASTTFGYKKLAYIDLTFRNDWSSTLFGSSQNAFDYESIGGNLIMSDILQMPKAITFWKLRASYATVGNALEPTFANPQPTFNNGVFGNSANLPDLQRYPELTPKPELNRTFEVGTEFRMFNNRLNFDFTYYNSNVSNQYLTKVEAAPGLSKQSGTLIDMNAGKIQNTGFESSLSYDIFKTSSFNWTATLNASANKNKIKELLPANFYDASKSLFTLAGGNYNKLKVGGSFGDLYGKGFMRNAEGKIVVNKDGVPLTNTDNNIYLGNPNPKFIIGLNNSFTYKNINLSVLIDGKFGGHVLSLAEAAYDYAGVSQRSADARKNGGVSIPNAVYEDGTAYTGKTDAKKYYEGIGGQDAPNIDEAYIYKATAIRLRQISLSYTFKMNSKYMQDATVSFIGSNLFFFYKKAPFDPEQVSGVNPGGVGVDVYGMPITRSLGLSVKLNF comes from the coding sequence ATGAAAAAACGATCCATTATGATGGTTCTTTTAGCAGCTTCCATTGGTTTATACGCCCAGGAAGGAAAAGCTAAGGATTCTACAAAAACAGCCAATATTCAGGAGGTTGTAATTACTTCTCTGGGTATTAAAAGACAAGCCAGATCACTGACATATTCCTCGCAGCAAATTGGAGGAGACGACCTTACTGAAGTTAAAACTCCAAACTTACTAAACTCCATCAACGGAAAAGTATCCAACGTACAAATTAACAGAGCATCCGGAGGTGCTGGTGGATCGGTAAGAGTAATTATGAGAGGGGACAAATCCACCAGAAATAGTTCCCCTCTATTGGTCATTGATGGCATACCGGTAACCAACTCTATAGGCGGAGGCCCCGGAGCTCCAACAGCGGACGCCTATAACGGAGGAACAGACTCAGGAGATATTTTCAGTACCATCAACCCGGAAGACATCCAGAGTATCAACTTTTTAAAAGGAGCTTCAGCTGCTGCACTATATGGATCCCAAGGTAGTAACGGTGCCATTCTGGTTACCACCAAAAAGGGAGTTGCCGGGCGAAGTAATATTTCATTCTCTTCCAGCCTTACTTTTGACAAAGCCTATAGCCTTCCAAAACTGCAACACAATTATCTACAAACCACACCATATGATCCAAGTACGGGTTCTGCAGGTTCAACAGGAAGCTGGGGAAAAGAAGGTTCTTCCAAAGACTATATAAAAGATTTTCTTCGCACAGGGACAACATGGACCAACAGTATTACATTTTCAGCAGGCACACAAAAATCCACAAATTTCTTCTCCCTTGCCAACACAACCAACAAAGGAATTGTTCCTAATTCCAAGTTTGACCAATACAACATTAACTTTAGAAATTCAAGTAAATTCTTTGATGACAAGCTAACTTTAGATGCCAATTTAATGGGATCTATTCAAAAAGTAGAAAACAGAATGGCTCCGGGACTTTATTTCAACCCTCTTTTTCAACTTTATACATTACCAAGAGGAGTAGACTTCGACCAGTATAAAGATTATGAATATTTGGACAGAACCCGATATATACAGGATCAAAACTGGTTTGATAAAACCGGGAGCACCAGACAATATTCTCAAAACCCGTATTGGATTCTTAACAGAAACAAAGTTACCTCCAATAACAAAAACCTGTATACATCAGTTTCTTTAAGCTATGCTATTAACGACTGGTTAACAGCAAAACTAAGAGGTAATTACACCTACTTCAATTCCGAAACCAGCAGAAACCTGTATGCCAACACAGCAAAACTTCTTGCAAATCCAAACGGAAAACTTTACTACGACCAACTTGAAACTACAGCATTGTATGGGGACTTCTTGTTAATTGGTAGTCCACATATTTCAGATAACATCAGTTTCGATTTTACTGTTGGTACAAGTGTAAATGACAAGAAAGATAAGATCACTGCTATTCAAAATAATAATTTAAAGAATGCCAATTATTTTGAATTAAACAATCTCACCTGGACACCAACAGACACTTACAGAATCTATTATCCGCATGGAAAAACCACTTCTGTTTTTGCCAGCACAACTTTTGGCTATAAGAAATTGGCATATATAGATTTAACTTTCCGTAATGACTGGTCTTCAACATTATTTGGAAGCTCCCAAAATGCATTTGATTATGAATCTATTGGAGGAAACCTTATCATGAGCGATATTCTTCAGATGCCAAAGGCTATTACTTTCTGGAAATTAAGAGCTTCTTATGCAACAGTTGGTAACGCCCTTGAACCTACGTTTGCAAATCCACAACCTACATTTAACAACGGTGTATTTGGAAACAGTGCTAACCTTCCTGACTTGCAGCGCTATCCAGAACTTACTCCTAAACCAGAATTAAACAGAACTTTTGAAGTTGGTACTGAATTCAGAATGTTCAACAATCGATTAAATTTTGATTTTACATACTATAACTCAAATGTATCTAACCAATATTTAACAAAAGTAGAAGCAGCTCCGGGACTTAGTAAACAATCCGGAACATTGATAGATATGAATGCCGGAAAGATTCAGAATACCGGATTTGAATCTTCTTTATCCTATGATATTTTCAAAACTTCTTCATTCAACTGGACAGCTACATTAAATGCTTCGGCGAATAAGAACAAAATAAAGGAATTACTTCCTGCCAACTTCTATGATGCTAGCAAGTCACTATTTACATTAGCTGGAGGCAATTATAATAAACTGAAAGTTGGAGGCTCTTTTGGGGATCTTTATGGGAAAGGATTTATGCGTAATGCAGAAGGTAAAATTGTTGTAAACAAAGATGGTGTTCCATTAACTAATACCGACAATAACATCTACCTTGGAAACCCTAACCCTAAATTTATTATTGGTCTTAACAATTCCTTTACTTACAAGAACATTAATCTAAGCGTCTTAATTGATGGAAAATTTGGCGGACATGTTTTAAGCCTTGCAGAAGCCGCTTATGATTATGCAGGAGTAAGTCAAAGATCTGCTGATGCCAGAAAAAATGGTGGCGTAAGTATTCCAAATGCCGTATATGAAGATGGCACAGCATATACCGGAAAAACAGATGCTAAAAAATATTACGAAGGAATTGGTGGACAAGATGCACCTAATATAGATGAAGCTTATATTTATAAAGCTACTGCGATAAGATTGAGACAAATTTCTTTATCCTATACTTTCAAAATGAACTCTAAGTATATGCAGGATGCAACTGTCAGCTTTATTGGGTCAAACCTATTCTTCTTCTACAAAAAAGCACCATTTGATCCGGAACAAGTTTCAGGAGTTAATCCCGGGGGTGTTGGTGTAGACGTATATGGAATGCCAATCACACGTTCTTTAGGACTTTCTGTAAAACTAAATTTTTAA
- a CDS encoding SusD/RagB family nutrient-binding outer membrane lipoprotein — translation MRLNILKTYLPLLALIGVSSCTSDFKDINSEYANVTDGVLQADFTGLVNRLNQAQRNIIYQTDYMYQLQNNLNSDFYSGYFSTATGGWNWNNNYFMNSGWNEWIMKNQLEEAMQRYVDFEETQKKLYPNVDFKGSYAVFNIIKVLSSAVVSDKHGPVIYSKFGKSNPDYSVDYDSQQDAYKYFIQDLSKDIEALQSNLGIEDKTVIQKSDAVFNGSPLSWAKFANSLKLRLAMRMSYADPAASRKYAEEALNSPVGLIDNNSQNALARYGAISPVYVVIFNYGDSKSGASLTSYLNGYNDPRITSYITKATDPSVKDQYAGVRLGIDLGGSKDRYGNFSNNIAQSAYGDYFSQSNGQAKLFTAAESWFLKAEAAIRGYAGAGDAKTNYEKGVQTSLDEWGKSGAYSTYINDATSTQQPYTDPKNATNSIAVGDPALSTITIKWNDADSFERKLERIITQKWIALYPDGSEAWAEQRRTGYPKILPNIINNSQGTVSTKDFIRRIPIPLKYRENNGPGYQRAAATLGGPDTGGTKLWWDKK, via the coding sequence ATGAGACTTAACATATTAAAAACATATTTACCCCTACTTGCATTAATCGGAGTATCTTCCTGTACGAGTGACTTTAAGGACATCAATTCCGAGTATGCCAATGTTACAGATGGAGTATTGCAAGCAGATTTCACCGGTCTGGTCAACAGATTAAACCAGGCACAAAGAAATATTATTTATCAGACAGACTACATGTACCAACTTCAAAATAATCTGAACTCAGATTTTTACAGTGGCTATTTTAGTACTGCTACCGGAGGCTGGAACTGGAACAATAACTACTTCATGAATAGCGGATGGAATGAATGGATCATGAAAAATCAACTGGAAGAAGCTATGCAACGCTATGTTGATTTTGAAGAAACGCAAAAGAAACTATACCCTAATGTAGATTTTAAAGGCAGTTATGCTGTATTCAATATTATAAAAGTATTGTCTTCAGCAGTTGTATCTGATAAACATGGTCCTGTAATCTATAGTAAGTTTGGTAAATCTAATCCTGACTATTCCGTAGATTATGACTCTCAACAAGATGCCTACAAATATTTCATACAGGATTTATCGAAGGATATTGAGGCTCTACAGTCAAACTTAGGCATAGAAGACAAAACAGTTATTCAGAAATCGGATGCTGTATTTAATGGATCTCCTTTATCGTGGGCTAAGTTTGCCAACTCTCTAAAGCTAAGATTGGCCATGCGTATGTCTTATGCAGATCCTGCTGCTTCAAGAAAATATGCAGAAGAAGCATTAAATTCTCCGGTTGGTCTTATTGATAATAATAGTCAAAATGCATTAGCTCGCTATGGAGCTATATCTCCGGTATATGTTGTTATTTTCAACTATGGTGATTCCAAATCCGGAGCATCCTTAACTTCCTATCTTAATGGATATAATGATCCGAGAATTACTTCCTATATCACCAAAGCAACAGATCCAAGCGTGAAAGATCAATATGCAGGAGTACGTTTAGGAATTGATCTTGGGGGCAGTAAAGACCGTTATGGAAATTTTTCTAATAATATCGCACAATCTGCTTATGGAGATTATTTTTCTCAGTCCAATGGGCAAGCTAAACTATTCACCGCTGCAGAATCGTGGTTCCTAAAAGCTGAAGCAGCGATAAGAGGCTATGCCGGAGCCGGGGATGCAAAAACAAATTATGAAAAAGGAGTACAAACCTCTTTAGATGAATGGGGTAAATCTGGAGCATACAGCACCTACATAAATGACGCTACATCCACTCAGCAGCCTTATACAGATCCTAAAAATGCCACCAATAGTATTGCTGTTGGAGATCCTGCCCTAAGTACTATTACTATCAAGTGGAATGATGCAGATAGCTTTGAAAGAAAACTGGAACGTATTATTACCCAAAAATGGATTGCCCTTTATCCGGATGGTTCCGAAGCCTGGGCAGAACAAAGAAGAACGGGATATCCTAAAATACTACCTAATATTATTAATAATAGTCAGGGAACAGTTAGCACAAAAGATTTCATCAGAAGAATACCTATTCCATTGAAATATCGTGAAAATAACGGACCAGGTTATCAAAGAGCAGCAGCCACGCTGGGAGGACCAGATACTGGCGGCACCAAATTGTGGTGGGATAAAAAATAA
- a CDS encoding DUF445 domain-containing protein: MTESQKRKQLFKYKALATGLFLLMACIFITTTVLQKQYTSHWIGYIHAFSEAAMVGALADWFAVTALFHYPMGIKIPHTNLIENSKQKIGDNLGNFVVENFASAENIRPYIEKIKVTGFLSEWLLKEKNQEILVKEIAVLLKNAISQFQDPDIISFIAGKIKEAGENLKINHILSNGIFYLLEKGEQQTIITFMSSKIKNYILENDELIRDKVHQNSYSLVPKFVDNKIANKITTGLASFFEDIENNPDHKVRNEISDSIYQFANEIKTSDRWENELGKIKASILNEDKLNDYATDIWHSLKKTLMSELDNDHSALKQYAQKNIRQFAEDLNKNESQQNKIDQWIRFNAYRLILKNTGKVSELISTTVGNWEGKELSRKLELEVGKDLQFIRINGTIVGGLVGLIIYTLAAFI, encoded by the coding sequence ATGACAGAATCACAAAAAAGAAAACAACTCTTTAAGTACAAAGCTCTGGCTACCGGATTATTTCTTCTGATGGCCTGTATCTTTATAACAACAACTGTATTACAAAAACAATATACCTCTCACTGGATTGGCTATATACATGCATTTTCCGAAGCAGCTATGGTGGGAGCTCTTGCGGACTGGTTTGCCGTTACTGCACTATTTCATTATCCTATGGGTATAAAAATACCACATACCAATCTGATTGAGAACAGTAAACAGAAAATCGGAGATAATCTCGGGAACTTTGTGGTCGAAAATTTTGCTTCTGCAGAAAATATCCGTCCGTATATAGAAAAAATAAAAGTAACCGGTTTTCTAAGTGAATGGCTTTTAAAAGAAAAGAATCAGGAAATACTGGTTAAAGAAATTGCTGTTTTACTGAAAAATGCCATCTCCCAGTTTCAGGATCCGGATATCATCAGCTTTATTGCCGGAAAAATAAAAGAGGCTGGAGAAAATCTGAAAATCAATCATATCCTTTCTAATGGTATTTTCTACCTCCTGGAGAAAGGTGAGCAACAAACAATTATAACCTTTATGTCCTCAAAAATCAAGAATTATATTCTTGAAAATGACGAATTGATACGCGACAAAGTCCACCAGAACAGCTATTCGCTGGTTCCGAAATTTGTTGATAATAAGATAGCAAACAAAATCACTACAGGGCTCGCCAGCTTTTTTGAAGATATAGAAAACAATCCTGATCATAAGGTAAGAAATGAAATCTCAGACAGCATTTATCAATTTGCAAACGAGATAAAAACTTCTGATCGATGGGAAAACGAGCTTGGCAAAATAAAAGCATCCATCCTGAATGAGGATAAATTGAATGATTACGCTACAGATATATGGCATTCTCTTAAAAAAACATTAATGTCTGAACTGGACAATGATCATTCTGCACTAAAGCAATATGCTCAGAAAAATATACGTCAGTTTGCAGAGGACCTGAACAAAAATGAATCACAGCAAAACAAAATTGATCAGTGGATCCGTTTTAATGCCTACAGGCTCATTCTAAAAAATACAGGAAAAGTATCTGAACTTATCAGTACTACTGTTGGCAATTGGGAAGGCAAGGAACTTAGCCGAAAATTAGAATTAGAAGTAGGAAAAGACCTCCAGTTCATAAGGATCAATGGTACTATAGTAGGAGGATTAGTTGGTCTAATTATATACACTCTTGCTGCTTTTATTTAG